In Verrucomicrobiia bacterium, a genomic segment contains:
- a CDS encoding phage terminase large subunit family protein — MTNPSPLNWVLQQFIRSIPGKSVRSICEWGKQFVKLPGSAMSKTFDPDITPWIKEPLDSTDLPERRKTVFVKPIQSGGSVVGEVRLCYVLATKSSGDVQYNWQNDEQADARWNKRVERILRACDPVMVRWPAERFKAIKGQVLFPHANFTMQGVLTNRNVASDSIKYQINEECHDEEGWLPGRLDQAFGRTTAFWDHSILVISNAGRKESELHQKFEQGTQQHWEVKCPGCGLYHTMRTEWSDKEPHLGGLRYDSDKYRRGENDYDYAGLQATVRHQLPCGYTVHDLDKLTRRQLSLSGRYGNPRNAGAAAGIASYTLEAVSIDYISWLDLIMQKHAAIKAMKYNNLEPWKKYLRERECRFASDEDRPFFQKIVLSERNKDRDGLPNRLVRFGALDRQQGVLLRGELPHWWGVIRDVALDQQTGHIHSLLVWEGKLETDEQAADVMKRHNVDPKCVAVDSGDDTTHVYKFCLQHGFNAIKGGGAVFYPHPDNSKKVFSVEKPLHGMLNAQPKFEYVLRNGEHVRDDREPLFWFYSKPTIRDRFAWLSSGGAGVVTFETPGDVSDDYRKHLEAEELREQRNKDRQTRARLGATQRAKRSFRLRMLHRDVDGNGRPHRD; from the coding sequence ATGACAAACCCATCACCACTCAACTGGGTTCTTCAGCAGTTCATCCGATCGATTCCAGGGAAGTCGGTTCGATCGATTTGCGAATGGGGAAAGCAGTTCGTGAAGCTGCCGGGATCCGCGATGTCCAAGACGTTTGATCCAGACATCACGCCTTGGATCAAGGAACCACTCGACAGCACCGACCTTCCAGAACGTCGCAAGACGGTCTTCGTCAAGCCGATTCAATCGGGTGGATCAGTCGTCGGTGAAGTGCGGCTCTGCTACGTGCTCGCAACCAAGAGTTCGGGCGACGTGCAATACAACTGGCAGAACGATGAGCAGGCGGATGCGCGATGGAACAAACGAGTCGAACGGATCCTGCGCGCGTGCGATCCGGTGATGGTGCGCTGGCCGGCGGAGCGGTTCAAAGCGATCAAAGGCCAGGTGCTGTTCCCGCACGCGAACTTCACGATGCAGGGCGTTCTCACCAACCGCAACGTCGCATCGGATTCGATCAAGTATCAGATCAACGAGGAATGCCACGATGAGGAAGGCTGGTTGCCAGGGCGACTCGATCAGGCCTTCGGACGCACGACCGCATTTTGGGATCACTCGATTTTGGTCATCAGCAATGCCGGTCGCAAAGAATCCGAGCTTCATCAGAAATTCGAACAGGGCACACAGCAACACTGGGAAGTGAAATGCCCGGGCTGCGGATTGTATCACACGATGCGAACCGAGTGGAGTGACAAGGAGCCGCACCTCGGCGGGCTGCGTTACGACAGCGACAAGTATCGACGCGGCGAAAACGATTACGATTACGCCGGGTTGCAAGCGACGGTCAGGCATCAACTCCCTTGTGGTTACACCGTGCACGATCTCGACAAGCTCACACGGCGACAGTTGAGCCTCAGCGGCCGTTACGGGAATCCACGCAACGCTGGTGCCGCAGCGGGAATCGCGAGTTACACGCTGGAGGCAGTCAGTATCGATTACATCTCGTGGCTCGACTTGATCATGCAGAAGCATGCCGCGATCAAGGCGATGAAATACAACAACCTTGAGCCGTGGAAAAAGTATCTGCGCGAACGCGAGTGCAGGTTTGCGAGCGACGAAGATCGACCGTTCTTCCAGAAGATTGTTCTCAGCGAACGAAATAAAGATCGCGACGGACTGCCGAATCGGCTCGTGCGTTTCGGAGCACTCGATCGCCAGCAAGGCGTATTGCTCCGCGGCGAGTTGCCGCACTGGTGGGGAGTTATTCGCGACGTCGCACTGGATCAGCAGACCGGACACATTCACTCACTGCTCGTGTGGGAAGGAAAACTGGAGACTGATGAGCAAGCGGCTGACGTGATGAAGCGGCACAACGTCGACCCGAAATGCGTCGCGGTGGATTCCGGCGACGACACCACGCACGTCTACAAGTTCTGTTTGCAGCATGGCTTCAACGCGATCAAAGGCGGTGGCGCAGTGTTCTATCCGCATCCGGACAACTCCAAAAAAGTCTTCAGCGTCGAGAAGCCGCTGCACGGAATGCTCAACGCGCAGCCGAAGTTTGAATACGTTCTCCGGAACGGTGAACACGTCCGAGACGATCGCGAGCCGCTGTTCTGGTTTTATTCCAAGCCCACCATCCGAGATCGATTCGCGTGGTTGTCATCAGGCGGCGCCGGAGTGGTGACGTTCGAGACACCCGGAGATGTCAGCGACGATTATCGAAAGCACTTGGAGGCCGAAGAACTCCGCGAACAGCGGAACAAGGACCGGCAGACTCGAGCGCGCCTGGGTGCAACTCAAAGAGCGAAACGATCTTTTCGTCTGCGAATGTTACATCGCGATGTTGATGGAAATGGCCGGCCTCATCGGGATTGA
- a CDS encoding phage portal protein: protein MNPLSKAFGFMRAMWTFARYEAGLRYNPRRTFLPGFVQDAHIDADQCTRMELVRKSRWFEKNDALANRIAEVYTEFTVGAFGPTVSPESSDEDWNLRASDWLDEWSQVADLNSKFGYGGLMTTACWREFFDGEFFLLKTGERGRPRLQGISAHRVATPPDLYDQEGSTIIDGVRIDKRGRPISYFIQEGFDDERFTERTANEVIHLFEPSAPNQYRGLPKLTPVMNLLHDWNDLCMFEMQKAKDNAQITNIWENATGSFSPQQARQNRFLPTQTAPTDSIDSQRYEFIKRVLGPKSVAVKSGEKILQLKNESPSAATQWLWDYMASLICAGVGVSKLLVFPWSLQGTVARSELDLATNYFRSRFATFARASFEVYLFAMGTARFSDVRVADAPFDWTRIEVLPPRAPNVDVGRNSAAMIAELESGATTLKDIYLPRNQSWRKQIDQRGREEQVIDITAKKYGLTPDRIRRAIAESMKAQMAAETEKQRQEDLQPA, encoded by the coding sequence ATGAACCCGCTCTCGAAAGCTTTCGGTTTCATGCGCGCGATGTGGACCTTCGCGCGATACGAAGCCGGTCTCCGTTACAATCCTCGCCGAACGTTCCTTCCCGGGTTCGTTCAAGACGCGCACATCGACGCGGATCAATGCACGCGCATGGAGCTGGTTCGTAAGTCTCGATGGTTCGAGAAGAACGATGCCCTGGCGAACCGCATCGCGGAGGTTTACACCGAATTCACTGTCGGTGCCTTTGGTCCGACAGTTTCGCCTGAGAGTTCTGACGAGGATTGGAACCTTCGCGCGTCCGACTGGCTCGACGAGTGGTCACAAGTCGCCGATCTCAATTCGAAGTTCGGATACGGCGGATTGATGACAACCGCGTGCTGGCGCGAGTTCTTCGATGGCGAATTTTTCCTCCTGAAGACCGGTGAACGCGGACGTCCTCGGCTGCAAGGCATCTCGGCCCATCGCGTTGCAACGCCTCCCGACCTTTACGACCAGGAAGGCAGCACGATCATTGACGGTGTGCGCATCGACAAGCGCGGCCGGCCGATAAGCTACTTCATTCAGGAAGGTTTCGACGATGAGAGATTCACCGAACGCACGGCGAATGAGGTGATTCACCTCTTCGAGCCATCGGCACCAAATCAATACCGAGGGCTTCCGAAGCTGACGCCGGTGATGAATCTCCTGCACGACTGGAACGACCTCTGCATGTTCGAAATGCAGAAGGCGAAGGACAACGCGCAGATCACGAACATCTGGGAAAACGCGACGGGCTCTTTCAGTCCGCAGCAGGCTCGGCAAAACAGATTTCTTCCGACACAAACGGCGCCGACCGATTCCATCGACAGCCAGCGTTACGAGTTCATCAAGCGCGTGCTCGGTCCGAAGAGTGTTGCCGTCAAATCTGGCGAGAAGATTTTGCAGTTGAAGAACGAAAGCCCGTCGGCGGCAACACAGTGGCTGTGGGATTACATGGCCTCGCTGATTTGCGCCGGCGTAGGAGTCTCGAAGCTTCTGGTTTTCCCGTGGTCACTGCAAGGCACAGTTGCGCGTTCCGAGCTCGATCTTGCAACGAACTATTTCCGTTCGCGTTTCGCGACGTTCGCTCGCGCTTCGTTCGAAGTTTACCTGTTCGCGATGGGCACCGCACGATTCTCCGACGTGCGCGTTGCCGATGCACCGTTCGACTGGACCCGAATCGAAGTTTTGCCGCCGCGCGCGCCGAACGTGGACGTCGGCCGGAACTCCGCGGCGATGATTGCCGAGCTGGAATCAGGTGCGACGACGCTGAAGGACATCTATCTGCCGCGCAACCAGAGCTGGCGGAAGCAAATCGACCAGCGCGGACGCGAAGAGCAGGTCATCGACATCACGGCCAAGAAATACGGGCTTACGCCTGATCGCATTCGTCGCGCAATCGCTGAGTCGATGAAGGCGCAGATGGCCGCAGAGACCGAAAAGCAGCGCCAGGAGGATTTGCAGCCCGCATGA
- a CDS encoding head maturation protease, ClpP-related → MKTNFPIFADAAGVKSSAGKYSVVFNAATDDKDAEILIHGPIGRSFWSDDGITGKDFTDALNKVPVGTRVNVGINSQGGSVNEGLAIFNAISRRKGDVTCRIDGYALSIASYFPLAAAKVISPKSALWMIHNPWSWVEGCSGDADDMRKYAELINKSADMLEKHGDVLVAAYTERTKRTDKQIRSAMKEETWLTGEEAVEWGLADEVNDESAALDALDFSGMEAKAFKRIPLACRSLILAAAGQTKHLPAAAADPNSAPKGGANKKTDIVMNRNQMLALLKSWGVETNDSLTDEQLVTMIGKGKPQASAPAAPAAAAPATTIDITAEIQKGINAEMAKVNKRAEADKQLAALVAANKITQAQAEKALPAILSESGEVKDSAVLAALGQNPVRPEPAEPVAIEISEESASVKDIEAGLAQMRKPILSLLAGNDPDVKAMQKNAVAINAMITKNRNKIREALAANTISSDLQRNVILSDGMRAFKRRILPLSIFSTRFNNVPLEGTNKIAVPYYPLFTTTSKDFSDGTGYQFDTSTSTLDKDVTINKRKYQPFNFYSHLLSRQPYFNTMRLMELKAEQLALDVWLDVLGVFTLATYGATVKLEQADAFDSDDVIDIGGSCDDSDWPDTSRSLVLLTSYHTNLKKDPSLKNADKSGSESTLREGSTGRVDRFDIYHSPRFPNNSENLVGLAVLPSAALVATSPIAPGPGVRRQLVSYDVVVDPTTGVAFEYRYWGDADQDEEREIVEVNYGFNAGEAAAAKRITNG, encoded by the coding sequence ATGAAGACGAATTTTCCCATTTTTGCCGATGCCGCCGGAGTGAAATCTTCAGCCGGAAAGTATTCGGTCGTTTTCAACGCGGCGACAGATGACAAGGACGCTGAGATTCTGATCCACGGGCCAATTGGGCGCTCGTTTTGGTCGGACGACGGTATTACCGGAAAGGACTTCACGGATGCTCTCAATAAAGTCCCCGTGGGAACAAGGGTTAACGTCGGAATCAACAGCCAGGGAGGATCGGTCAACGAAGGACTCGCCATTTTCAACGCCATCTCCCGGCGAAAAGGCGACGTCACCTGCAGAATCGACGGCTATGCGCTTTCGATCGCCTCCTATTTCCCTCTCGCGGCCGCAAAGGTCATCTCTCCGAAGTCTGCCCTTTGGATGATTCACAATCCGTGGAGCTGGGTTGAGGGGTGCTCTGGCGACGCGGATGACATGCGCAAGTATGCCGAGCTGATCAACAAGTCGGCGGACATGCTCGAAAAGCATGGCGACGTTCTTGTCGCAGCCTACACCGAGCGCACCAAGCGAACCGACAAGCAGATCCGCTCTGCGATGAAGGAGGAAACCTGGCTGACGGGCGAAGAGGCTGTTGAGTGGGGGCTCGCTGACGAGGTCAACGACGAATCTGCGGCTCTCGACGCTCTCGATTTTTCCGGCATGGAGGCTAAGGCCTTCAAGCGCATCCCGCTCGCGTGCCGTTCTCTCATTCTTGCTGCCGCTGGACAAACCAAACACCTGCCTGCCGCTGCGGCTGATCCGAATTCCGCCCCTAAAGGCGGGGCAAACAAAAAAACAGACATAGTTATGAACCGAAACCAAATGCTCGCCCTGCTGAAATCGTGGGGCGTTGAAACGAACGACAGCCTGACCGACGAGCAGTTGGTCACGATGATCGGAAAAGGCAAACCTCAGGCCTCGGCTCCGGCGGCACCTGCCGCGGCAGCTCCGGCTACCACAATCGACATCACTGCCGAGATTCAGAAGGGAATCAACGCTGAGATGGCGAAGGTGAATAAGCGCGCCGAAGCTGACAAGCAACTGGCTGCGCTTGTGGCTGCAAACAAAATCACCCAGGCGCAGGCGGAAAAGGCCCTTCCAGCGATTTTGTCTGAGTCTGGAGAAGTGAAGGACAGCGCGGTTCTCGCGGCGCTCGGGCAGAACCCCGTCCGTCCGGAGCCAGCAGAACCTGTCGCGATCGAAATCTCAGAGGAAAGCGCCAGCGTGAAGGACATCGAAGCTGGATTGGCGCAGATGCGGAAGCCGATCCTTTCACTGCTCGCCGGCAATGATCCGGATGTCAAAGCGATGCAGAAGAATGCGGTCGCGATCAACGCAATGATCACGAAAAACCGCAACAAGATCAGGGAAGCACTCGCCGCAAACACCATCAGCTCGGACCTGCAGCGCAATGTCATCCTTTCGGACGGAATGCGCGCCTTCAAGCGCCGGATTCTTCCGCTGAGCATCTTCAGCACGCGATTCAACAATGTCCCGCTCGAGGGAACCAACAAGATCGCGGTGCCCTACTACCCGTTGTTTACCACGACGAGCAAGGACTTCTCCGATGGGACAGGATACCAGTTCGACACCAGCACCAGCACGCTCGACAAGGACGTGACGATCAACAAACGTAAATACCAGCCGTTCAACTTCTACAGTCACCTGCTTTCTCGCCAGCCTTACTTCAACACGATGCGGTTGATGGAGCTTAAGGCAGAGCAGTTGGCGCTGGATGTCTGGCTGGACGTTCTCGGCGTGTTCACGCTCGCGACCTACGGCGCAACAGTGAAGCTGGAGCAGGCCGACGCTTTCGACTCCGATGATGTAATCGACATCGGCGGAAGCTGTGACGATTCAGACTGGCCGGACACAAGTCGGTCGTTGGTCTTGCTGACGAGCTATCACACGAACCTGAAAAAGGATCCATCCCTGAAGAACGCCGACAAGTCCGGAAGTGAATCGACGCTGCGTGAAGGCTCGACGGGCCGGGTCGATCGTTTCGATATCTATCACAGCCCACGGTTCCCGAACAACTCTGAGAACCTCGTTGGCTTGGCGGTCCTGCCATCTGCTGCTCTGGTCGCCACATCACCCATTGCGCCCGGGCCTGGCGTTCGTCGGCAGTTGGTCAGCTACGATGTTGTTGTCGATCCAACCACCGGCGTCGCGTTCGAATATCGCTATTGGGGCGATGCTGACCAGGATGAGGAGCGCGAAATCGTGGAGGTGAACTACGGCTTCAATGCCGGAGAAGCCGCTGCCGCGAAGCGCATCACCAACGGTTAA